In the Necator americanus strain Aroian chromosome X, whole genome shotgun sequence genome, GTCTTTTTGTTGAAccggtcagggatcaatctCTGACAGAAGTGAAACTTTTGCATATGACgctgaaaaatttaaagagtGCACGTCTTATCTAACAATGATGCGTTTTCATACTATCactcaaaaaagcaatttcaatGCGATTTTGGTGTTGAGTAACGACCCTCACAGTAAGTTTCAGGCAATATGATTTCGAACGGCTGCAGACAAGACCTTACCTATATTTGAgcaaaaattttctgcttagaactttcctaatttttcggaacatagttaagaaaaattctaagtatttcttcttatttcctttctgtttgaAGCATTCTCAACTAGTTTTTTGAGGGAACCAGAACACTTAGAGAGATAAAAATTGTCAGTTTAGGGTCATACCAGATGCTTTACCAAAATAAGGCACCGAAATTTTCAACTGCGCAGCCGTAATCTcgcaacgagaaaagaaagcgCAATTACAGATTTTCGGCTGTGGCtcaaaatctgtatgacttcGAACAATGCTCAGTACTTCAGCTCATGGTTTACAAGATTTAATTCGGTTAAATGTGTGTTATAGATAGAAAGCTTACTACTAgaatttgttttcacttttttgacgatttttcgttttctcaaatgttagttgagaaaagtggaaaattttgctaaaattttaaatttcttttcaactaacattaaaaaaaatgtttcccaaaaaaagataattagGTTATAGGTTATGGTTCACTAAGttatatatgtttatttcaacGGCAGTCATTTTCAATCAGGGCCATTGTTAATTGCTGAAATCACCTCCACACAACTTTAGATACATTGGCGGCAAAGGGTTTTCcttagtggttttttttttcgttttgcaaaaatctataTCATGGCGGAGATCAGACTTTTGAAAAACCGCAATAtgttttaaaagagaaaaattgtgccGTCGAATACACGATGAGAACTTCCTCATGTTTTCAAATTAAGTGGGTACGTATGTACACACTTAATTTGAAAACACTTCTAATCCTTGCAGTGAGCTATCTAACGTGTTcatattacttatttttatttttcttgaagcaCTATACATTGATATTTATTACAGCACTACTTATTAATgttcacttattttatttatttttatattatatgaGTTAAACTCATTTATTAAGCGTTTATatgatttctttaattctatttactatattttattttttattgctataTGAGCGgctaaattagaaaaaaagagatgttaAAGGGGTTGTTAGCAAAGTTTTTCCTAACTACACGCTTGATCCTGCCCCAAACAATTATCGACTGATCCGATTACTAGGAATGGATCAGCGGCCAACTAATCAACGTGATTCCAGTAGAAGCCAGAGGACTGCAGTCCTCTCCGTAATCAATGCGTGCGATTTAGTAATGTCGTTTGCCCAAGAGTTGACAATCAAGTGAGTTCTAATGCTTACTGGTGCTAGGGATACTGTACAACAGAGGAAGCGAAACTTTGACTGGATCGGATTGCGCATAGACAATTTGAATGATTTCATCATGAACTGTTATGTGGAACGGCGACAAGGGGAAATCTTCAGGATTATTTGTTACATTAATGAATTCATTGGCTCACGGTATCAATATTGTGGTTGTATAATAGttataattaatttgattAGCATGTCGCTTCCATTACAAGCAGCTGAAACTGTCGGTAGTTGTGCGGAGTGTGACTTGTATTGGGCACAGGGTTCTCCTCcgtctacagaaaaaaaggtataTCTATGCGAGATGTCATGCTCTCCATATTCGATCGCCTAAAACATTCGCAAAGAGCCATAAAAGTAGATATTAAAGAGAAGACTGATACAAAGGAAATAGCTTATCTTGTTTCTAAATCTAGCTTCCGAAACAAGATACCGCAACGATTTTATCGAGCGCATGTACTATATACAGTCTGGACAAAAGGACCTAAACCATGCGCAGTTGCAGAGACCGCCGCGGTCGCAGTAGCAGTGCGGAACTCCTACTCATTTCTGGAGCCCTGTTCAGTGGTCTTGGTTCCACCGCaccagcttacgcaactgcaccaggtaCCAGGTTGTTTTGACGCGAATGCACTGTGCGCGAGTACGGATTAACGCTCAATCAACAACTATCTTATTTTGAATTCTAAAGATCTGTTTAGATGTTATTATGTGATTTAGATAGAATAGAAAACCGGAAACTCTAAGGAACTCTAATAGAGTATCTTAACGAGCATAGTTAGTACGTTTGAATGAGAAACAACTCCCTGTCACAAGATCTGAGCTGGGCCTTAGGAAGATAATCGTAAAGCTTCTACTGATCAACcaaatgaaacttttttcttctgagttcCAAATTTATTGGTTTCATTAAcgaatttgttttgtattaGCCTAAGGTCCCTTATTTCAAGCTCGCAAAAAACTTcaccatttaaaaatatttagcATCAGCTTCGATGCTTCAACTATTCAATGGAAGACGaccaaatgaaagaaaatgccTTTTCAATGTGATTAACAGCTCCCGAAAAATGATAATTCTCGCACAAGGGTGACAACGACCTCAATCATATTTGTAGGCAACGTTCTTATCGTTTGTTTGGCTTTGCACTAATTACCTTACTAATTCACTTTGTTTTACCATGCTGTGTTTTTGGCATAAGATGCAGTTCTGAAGGTGAACCCCAATGTTGGCCCCCTATTTCTATAGGTCCGCTGACTTGGCTTAAATAAAGGCAAAGAACTTTTGCATCGCAACTACATACTTGGTGCTTGGAGGTAAATGTCCATTTTGCATCTCATTTGGGAATTAGCAACCATGTAGCTTGTGCAGGATTTGCACCTCTCTTTTGATCCCCACTCTTCAAATCCTTGCATTGGTAAGATTGGCGTAGAAAAGAATTCGAAAGATTGAAAAGAtcttccaagaaaaagaaaagcaaaagcatCAATGTTCATGAAATAATAAGTAGTTGATTGAATTGTAGCAGATGGGTGGTCATTAGGACAGCTTTCCGGAACTACGGAATGCAAAGTGAGAATGGTTAAGGGAAAGAGCTGCGAACACTCATAGAGGTCGACACACAATCCGAACAGCAAACGTTCGGTGACTGCAGCTTTTCTCCGCAGTGTTACATTTCTCAAGCACAAAGGGAATACTCAAGAACGTTCACACAGAATGTATAAGCGAACCACCGAACAATAACATATCAAAGAGATGCATCATTATCTTGGTTTGTCTGAAGAGTAAGTGTAGTCGTCCTTAATCCTCATcggatgaaaataaatatatacatggtacagaaagtaaaaaaggaaaacacatTGTACACCACGTCGAGAATTTCAATGTATTTCGAGGTAAACACCAACAAACTCTCGCCAGGATTTGCTAAAAGCTGAATACTCCACACACTTAAAGAAGAACACAAATACTTCTCCTAAACTACATAAGTATACTTATTTATACGATGCACTCATTTTGCTCGTATAATAAAGAAAGCAAAGAGTTGTAGTATGCAAGATTCGAGCAGTAATTAGAACTAAATAGAAGTAAAGTAGTGAAAGCTGGATCAAGAGAACAGACTGTGTAGAAATCCATTCTGTTCAACTTTATCATCGAAAGACAAAAAAGCCACAGTAGTCGATATCGTTCTGGCTGTATCAAGGTGTCCATTTGGCGATCTCAAGTAGACCGAGAGTAGTAACATTTGTTCCACGAGATACGAGCAAGTTCTCAACATTATATAGCCTGTGGATTACGCTTCAACTATAGTAAAAATAAGCAGATTTAAGAGAATCTTCTCGAGAACGTCACGTGCAGTAAAAGCAAACACATAGGATTGACCTCGtgcatgagtttttttttacagggtCACATACTTAGAAGCAGCAGCAGCTGTAGAACGGATAGAAAGGAAAGATGAGCTGAAGCCGATTCGGCAGTCACCTCATGAACTACCAGTGCCTGTTGCTGACTGTCATCAACATCGAAAATGAACGAATTAGATTTTTACAACACTCCTACTATGTTTGTTAACGTCAGATCTCTACATCAGATTCTCTATTTCATGAGAAAAGAGTGAACATGGGGAAATCCAGGCGTACTTCAAACTTACGAAAGTCATTGAACTCGTGAGTTATCTACGTACAGAAGTCAGATCAATAGTACAGATAATTACATataatttagagaaaaataacaaattgtATGTGTTACATGCAAGAGAAGAAGGACATCATATGAACCGACTTTTCCGAGGTCGTCAATGAAGCGGAggtaaatgaatgaagaagGGCGATTCTGGAGTTGGTTCACCTGAATTGTAAGGATACAACTATCTTGTAACTGGCTCATTCAACTCAGAAAGTTTTATCAAACGAAGCGCAGTGGACTAGTCGACTAGAAGCCCAAGAAAAgccaaataaataagttcttTCTGATGGCCATGTAAATTCTATTTCCTAGGTAGCGAACAATTCTGCCTAGTCGCTTGCGTAAGCTCTGCGTAAGCTCAAAAGTCTAGTTTATCGATCTATTGACTGTAGCACAGTTCCTTTTTGAATCACTGGAGCCTTTCTAATGGAGTTTTCACGTGGATTTACTACATTCGTCAGCATACATCGATTTTACCACTTTATTAATTGTTACTATATGCGCTCCTTTCGATCtataggaaaaggaaaagggatTCGCATAAGCTGAGTACGGGAACGGTAGTCATCCTGGACAGAGATGATCAACTGATGATAAACGACAAAAATGATGTTGCAGTTCCTTAATGTCGAAACGACACTGTAAACCTCATCacaatttctttgttctttttgatttttgttttcttattttgatttttttttttgattctgatCTCTCTAAgtgttctggttctctcaaaagctagttgagaatgCTTCAAACAGAAAGGGAATAAGAAATACTTAGAACTTTTCTTAACTATGTTCCAAAAAATTAGGGAAGTTCtaaggagaaaatttttgctCAAATATAGGTAAGGTCTTGTCTGCAGCCGTTCGAAATCATATTGCCTGAAACTTACAGTGAGGGTCGTTACTCAACACCAAAATCGCATCGAAAATGC is a window encoding:
- a CDS encoding hypothetical protein (NECATOR_CHRX.G25266.T1); this encodes MDQRPTNQRDSSRSQRTAVLSVINACDLVMSFAQELTIKVTYLEAAAAVERIERKDELKPIRQSPHELPVPVADCHQHRK